From Callospermophilus lateralis isolate mCalLat2 chromosome 5, mCalLat2.hap1, whole genome shotgun sequence, a single genomic window includes:
- the LOC143400138 gene encoding LOW QUALITY PROTEIN: nuclear protein localization protein 4 homolog (The sequence of the model RefSeq protein was modified relative to this genomic sequence to represent the inferred CDS: inserted 1 base in 1 codon; deleted 3 bases in 3 codons), protein MSESIIIRVQSPDGVKRITATKRETAATFLKKVAKEFGFPNNGFSVYINRNKTGEIAASSSKSLHLLNIKHGDLLFLFPSSLAGPSSEMETSASLRLKGFGAPNEVEDEIDQYLSKQDGKMYRSRDPQLGRHGPLGKRVHCVPLEPFGEDYPNHLEPPVKHTSFHASIRKLTGGADQGKFVALENISCKIKSGCEGHLPRPNGICTKCQPSAITLNRRKHRHVDNIMLENHTVADRFLDFWRKTGNQHFGYLYGGYTEHKAIPLGIRAEVAAIYEPPQIGTQNSLELLEDPKAEVVDEIAAKLGLRKVGWIFTDLVSEDTPKGTVRYSRNKDTYFLSSEECITAGDFQNKHPKACRLXAVATGGPDNQVHFEGYQVSNQCMALVHDECLLPCKDAPELGYAKESSSEQYLPDVFYKDMDKFGKEITQLACPLPVAYLIIDITTTFPKDPVYTFSISQNPFPIENRDVLGETQDFPSLATYLSQNTSSVFLDTISDFHLLLFLVTNEVMPLQDSISLLLEAVRTRNEELAQTWKKSEQWATIEQLCSTVGVQLPGFREYGAVGGSAHAATSAMWACQHCTFMNQPGTGHCEMCSLPRT, encoded by the exons ATGTCCGAGAGCATCATAATCCGTGTCCAGTCTCCAGATGGGGTCAAGCGGATCACAGCAACAAAGAGAGAAACAGCTGCAACATTTTTGAAAAAGGTTGCAAAGGAGTTTGGCTTCCCAAACAATGGCTTCTCAGTGTACATCAATAGAAACAAGACTGGGGAGATAGCGGCATCGTCCAGCAAATCCCTCCACTTGCTAAACATCAAACATGGCGATTTGTTGTTCCTGTTTCCCTCGAGCCTTGCTGGACCCTCATCTGAAATGGAGACGTCAGCCTCACTAAGGTTAAAAGGCTTTGGAGCCCCCAACGAGGTAGAGGATGAGATTGATCAGTACCTCAGCAAGCAGGATGGGAAGATGTACAGAAGCCGGGACCCACAGCTGGGCCGCCACGGCCCCCTGGGGAAACGTGTGCACTGCGTCCCACTGGAGCCGTTTGGCGAGGACTACCCGAACCACCTGGAGCCCCCAGTGAAGCACACGTCCTTCCACGCCTCCATCCGGAAGCTGACGGGAGGAGCTGACCAGGGGAAGTTTGTTGCCCTGGAGAACATCAGCTGCAAGATCAAGTCCGGGTGTGAGGGACACCTCCCGAGGCCCAACGGCATCTGTACCAAGTGCCAGCCCAGTGCCATCACGCTGAACAGACGGAAGCACAGGCATGTGGACAATATCATGCTTGAGAATCATACCGTTGCTGACCGCTTTCTTGACTTCTGGAGGAAGACCGGGAACCAGCACTTCGGGTACTTGTATGGAGGGTACACGGAGCACAAGGCTATTCCCCTGGGCATCAGGGCTGAGGTGGCTGCAATTTATGAACCTCCTCAGATTGGCACACAGAACAGCCTGGAG CTCCTTGAGGACCCGAAAGCTGAGGTGGTTGATGAGATCGCTGCCAAACTGGGCCTAAGGAAGGTtggctggatattcacagacctcgtCTCAGAAGATACCCCAAAGGGTACAGTCCGATACAGTCGGAATAAGGACACTTACTTCCTGAGCTCAGAAGAGTGCATCACC GCAGGAGACTTCCAGAATAAACACCCCAAGGCCTGCCGGC CTGCAGTGGCCACAGGTGGTCCCGACAACCAGGTCCACTTTGAGGGGTATCAGGTATCCAATCAGTGCATGGCCCTAGTCCACGATGAATGTCTGCTGCCGTGCAAGGATGCCCCTGAGCTCGGCTACGCCAAGGAGTCCAGTAGTGAGCAGTACCTGCCTGATGTTTTCTAT AAGGACATGGACAAGTTTGGCAAGGAGATCACCCAGCTGGCCTGCCCCCTGCCTGTGGCGTATCTGATCATAGACATCACAACAACCTTCCCCAAGGATCCAGTTTACACTTTTTCTATTTCACAAAATCCATTTCCTATTGAAAACCGGGATGTGCTGGGTGAGACACAGGACTTCCCCAGTCTGGCCACCTATTTGTCCCAGAATACTTCATCTGTGTTCTTGGACACCATCTCGGATTTCCACCTGCTGCTGTTTCTGGTCACCAATGAAGTCATGCCTCTACAGGACAGCATCAGCCTTCTGCTGGAGGCGGTGAGGACCAGGAATGAGGAGCTGGCACAGACGTGGAAGAAGTCCGAGCAGTGGGCCACTATTGAGCAACTTTGCAGCACCGTTGGTGTGCAGCTCCCGGGCTTCCGTGAGTACGGTGCCGTCGGAGGTTCTGCACATGCCGCCACCTCTGCCATGTGGGCCTGTCAGCACTGCACCTTCATGAACCAGCCAGGAACTGGCCACTGCGAGATGTGCAGCCTCCCCAGGACCTAG